From Candidatus Sphingomonas colombiensis, one genomic window encodes:
- a CDS encoding electron transfer flavoprotein-ubiquinone oxidoreductase — protein MSERESMPYDVVIVGAGPAGLSAAIRLKQLAAEKEADISVCVLEKGSEVGAHILSGAVIDPRSLDELLPNWRDDGCPLAEVPVTENLHWVLTRGGKMNMPHFVTPSFMHNEGTYTGSLGNLCRWLGEKAGELGVEIFPGFAAAEILYDDQGRVKGVATGDMGVARDGTHKADYQPGLELHAKYTFFSEGCRGHLTKQLIRQFALDADSDPQVYGIGVKELWDIDPELHEPGRVIHTQGWPLSETDGSNGGGWIYHQASGQVSIGFVTWLNYTNPHLSPFQEMQRWKTHPEIAKLLKGAKRVSYGARAISDGGLQSIPKLVFPGGALIGDSAGFLNVPRIKGTHTAMKSGMMAAEAAVEAILSQREGDELVAYPAAFDESWVKKELSVVRNVVPLVKKFGDFMGSGLAGITMWLEHLGIKVPFTLHHHPDNETLWRKDLVRKIDYPKPDGVLTFDRLSSVFLSNTNHEEDQPVHLTLKDPSIPVDYDLPMFDEPAQRYCPAGVYEIVGEEEGNPRFVINAQNCVHCKTCDIKDPTQNITWVVPEGGGGPNYPNM, from the coding sequence GTGCGCATATTCTTTCGGGCGCGGTGATCGATCCGCGCAGCCTCGATGAATTGCTGCCGAACTGGCGCGACGATGGTTGCCCGCTGGCCGAAGTGCCGGTGACGGAAAACCTGCACTGGGTGCTGACGCGTGGCGGCAAGATGAACATGCCGCATTTCGTCACGCCGTCGTTCATGCACAATGAGGGCACCTATACCGGCTCGCTCGGCAATCTGTGCCGCTGGCTGGGCGAGAAGGCCGGCGAGCTTGGCGTGGAGATTTTTCCAGGCTTCGCGGCGGCCGAGATCCTTTACGACGATCAGGGGCGCGTGAAGGGTGTCGCGACTGGCGACATGGGTGTCGCGCGCGACGGGACGCATAAAGCCGACTATCAGCCGGGGCTTGAGCTGCACGCGAAATACACCTTCTTCTCAGAAGGTTGTCGTGGACATCTGACGAAGCAACTCATCCGCCAGTTCGCGCTGGATGCGGACAGCGATCCGCAAGTCTATGGCATCGGCGTCAAGGAATTGTGGGATATCGATCCCGAATTGCACGAGCCGGGCCGGGTGATCCACACGCAGGGCTGGCCGCTCAGCGAGACCGACGGATCGAACGGCGGCGGCTGGATTTATCATCAGGCGAGCGGTCAGGTCAGCATCGGCTTCGTCACCTGGCTCAATTACACCAATCCGCATCTCTCGCCGTTCCAGGAGATGCAGCGGTGGAAAACCCACCCGGAAATCGCGAAGCTGCTCAAGGGCGCCAAGCGCGTCAGCTACGGCGCGCGTGCGATCAGCGATGGCGGGTTGCAGTCGATCCCCAAGCTGGTGTTCCCCGGCGGTGCGCTGATCGGCGACAGCGCGGGCTTCCTCAACGTGCCGCGCATCAAGGGCACGCATACCGCGATGAAATCCGGAATGATGGCAGCTGAAGCCGCCGTCGAGGCGATCCTCTCGCAGCGCGAGGGCGACGAGCTGGTCGCCTATCCGGCGGCGTTCGACGAAAGCTGGGTGAAGAAAGAGCTGTCGGTCGTCCGCAACGTCGTGCCGCTGGTGAAGAAGTTCGGCGATTTCATGGGGTCGGGTCTGGCCGGCATCACGATGTGGCTGGAGCATCTGGGCATCAAGGTGCCCTTCACGCTGCATCACCACCCGGACAATGAGACGCTGTGGCGTAAGGACCTTGTCAGAAAGATCGACTATCCCAAGCCCGATGGCGTGCTGACCTTCGATCGGCTTTCCTCAGTGTTCCTGTCGAACACCAACCATGAGGAGGATCAGCCCGTTCATCTGACGCTGAAAGACCCGTCGATCCCGGTCGATTACGATCTGCCGATGTTCGATGAGCCGGCGCAGCGTTATTGCCCGGCGGGCGTGTATGAAATCGTCGGTGAGGAGGAAGGCAATCCGCGCTTCGTCATCAACGCGCAGAATTGCGTCCATTGCAAAACCTGTGACATCAAGGATCCAACCCAGAATATCACCTGGGTGGTGCCGGAAGGTGGCGGTGGCCCGAATTATCCCAATATGTAA